The segment aaatcggtTAGATAAATAGAGAACATTTTCTCATCTTCATGCAGATGCACTGTGGTTTAAAAGAATTAACCTTAGGCGGGGTTCTTCAGTTCTGAAAAAGAGTgtgaccatttcattggtaaaaacTTCCTAGATGTTTCGCTGTGACCAGGGATTCCCCACAGGTCCAGAGCTTAGGATGTTTTGGGAACAAATGTTCCTTATAACGGGGGCGTCACCTCTGTCTGCAGACTTTCGGGCTCCATCCAAGACTTCGTGTCCCCAGGGGTCCCTCcagtggggctggctgggggagTTTTTGGCGTCGGAGGGGAGGGGGTGTCGCGGCTCCCGTGGGTGGTCGGCCCGGAGGCCTGTCTTTAATCACCGTCGCGTGAAGCCGCGCAGGCGGGCTTAGCATGAGAAAGGAGGAGCCGGCGCCCCGCGGCTCCGCCGGCCCCCGGGTCTCGCCCGCCCCCTCCGCGACGCTTTTCATCCCAGGGGTCGAGGTacctgagcaaacactcccgcCAGGCGCTAATTTTATTGCTGGCCGGGAGGAGGAGCCGGGAGGCGAACTTGTGCTTTTGTCTccggtggggagggaggtggtggggagcAGAGGTCGGGTGGAGAGGGGCGCAAGGAGCTGAgccgccccacccctccacccctcttccccccaccaccaggtGAGCCCCAGCCCCGGCGCTGTTGCAGGAACGGGGGCACCTGCGTGCTGGGCAGCTTCTGCGTGTGTCCCGCGCACTTCACCGGCCGCTACTGCGAGCACGACCAGAGGCACAGGTGGGCGCTGGGCAGGGCAGGCGCGGGGTGCGCGCGGGGTGGGTTCAGGGCAGGGCGTGGGGTGGGCGCGGGGCAGGGTGGGCGCAGGACCGGGCAGGGCTCGGGGTACGCGCGGGGTACGCGCGGGGTGGGTGCGGGGTGGGCGCAGGACCGGGCAGGGCGCAGGGTGCGCGCGGGGTGGGCGCATGGCAGGCGTGGGGTGGGCGCGGGTCAGGGCGGGCGCAGCGTCGGGCAGGGCGCGGGGTACGTGCGAGGTGGGCGCGGGGTAGGGCGTGGGGTGGGCGCAGGGCAGGGTGGGCGCAGGGCCGGGCACGGCGTGGGGTGGGCGCGGGGCTGGCCTGGGCCAGGGCGGGCGCAGCGTCGGGAGGGCGCGGGGTGCGCGCGGGGTGGGcgcggggtgggcgcggggcaGGGTGGGCTCAGCGCCGGGCAGGACGCGGGGGTGGGCGCGGGCCGCTAACCCGGATCCTTCTCTAACGGGATCCGGCGCTAAGCGCTCTGGGTTCTAACGGGATCCCGCGCTAAGGGTCTGGTTCTAACGGGCCCGGCGCCCACGGTCGGGCCCTCCGTTGTCCCCGCAGCGGCTGCGGCGCCCTGGAGCACGGAGCCTGGACGTTCGGCGGCTGCCGCCTGTGCCGCTGCGTCTTCGCCGCGCTGCGCTGCCTGCCCCCGCGCGCGCCTGGCCGCTGCGGTAAGTCCCCCGCGCCCCTGCGCGACTCCCGCCGCCCAGCTTCGTTCCTAGGACAGCCTCGGCGCCAACAGCCTTGGCAGGGATGTCTGAGCTGAGGCCACACAGCACTTTCCCTCCTGAAACCCAGCAAGGGACGTGACTGTCCCGGGTCGGCGCGCGGCTGATTGGTCTGCAGTGCCGGGTggtcttggcagggctcagggcaccgaGGGAAGGCACAGCACCGGCCTCACCTGCAGGCCACCGTTAGCCGACACAGGACACAGCAGTATAGCTAACCAGGGGGCTTTTCTACTGGGGgcgcccagccccaccctccacccaaccCAGGGCACAGTGACACTGCAGGGCCTCTCGCATGCCCGCTGGGAGGTTCCCGTGAGGGCAGCACCAGTGAGTTGCCCCATCAGCCAACCTCCGGTCCTCCCCTGCTGCCCACACCCTGCAGTGGGCGACGGCTCAAGGGCCCAATGAGGGTCCAACCATGAACTCAGTAGTGTTCACCCCACCTGCAGCTGTTTTTGGTGAAACAGGGCGGTCTTCAGGGCGCAGTTAAAGGGGTCTTCATGAAGGCGCAGCTTTGCGtttagccagcctgggttcaatccccggcatcccatagggtcctttggagccctgccaggagtaaaccctgagcactggcaagtgtggccacaaaacaaaacaaaaggggctGGTGTAATAGGacaacgggtagggtgcttgtcctgtGTGCGGCCAGCCCAATTCTACCGCcacaccccacagggttcccccgagctgctaggagtgatccctgagtgcagagccaggaggaagccctgagcacctccgggtgtggctcAGAACCCAAACTAAACCCCCCCAAAacctcccaaaataaacaaaaaaggagcTTGGACTTTTGTCaaactggctctctgaggttgcacacgcATGCtgtgcaattttttaattttttagtttttttgattaagtcactgtgagatacacagttataaagctgttcatgatcggtaTCAGTaatacaataatccaacacccgtccatcaccagtgtccatttcccaccaccaatgaccccagtttccctcctgtcacctcacccccccccccagtctgccAGTCGACCTCTAcagctctatggcaggcactttccttttctctctctctctcctctctctctctttctctctctgtttctctgtctctttgtctctgactctctctccctccctctctccccctctgagCACTATGGTCTGCCATGCCGATACCGAGAGGTTATCGTGCCTGTTCCATTACCGGTAGGTTCATTATTCCCTTATCAATTGCCCTTTCCTTTTTGCAATCATATAGAATAACAGCAGGCCCCT is part of the Sorex araneus isolate mSorAra2 chromosome 2, mSorAra2.pri, whole genome shotgun sequence genome and harbors:
- the CFC1 gene encoding cryptic protein; the encoded protein is MAGGCRVHASTPRVTRKVSPSPGAVAGTGAPACWAASACVPRTSPAATASTTRGTAAAAPWSTEPGRSAAAACAAASSPRCAACPRARLAAATCTTFWPPALTD